One genomic region from Stackebrandtia nassauensis DSM 44728 encodes:
- a CDS encoding GlsB/YeaQ/YmgE family stress response membrane protein, which yields MSDANTLELRYRRLLRAYPSSYRAERGEEILATYMDTAPPNRARPSIADVWDVLSSATRQWLRGTGSRGPLSGAQWAGALGLAAATALAAYWLMFVELTPIPPNFKIQQGFGPFQTVGAVAWLAWLVTGATAAALPKATRAMTVVSLALTIAAAPAAAWYGNTPPKLTVLLPQVALGVVALAFSTAPGRFARLLPAAGGTVALIAGVVTAAWLNPTFYNYIESDRSVLQAVGLLLLAVGLGFTLLDFASRRGSRGLWTLLLLTAPALLCATRQLETAASIDLRTGAVDYSGMWLPIVTTASAVTGVSIGILLVAVLMHVRADRARAKFDG from the coding sequence ATGTCAGACGCCAACACACTCGAACTGCGTTACCGTCGACTGCTTCGGGCCTACCCGTCCAGCTATCGCGCCGAACGCGGCGAGGAGATCCTAGCCACCTATATGGACACGGCACCCCCCAACCGTGCCCGACCCAGCATCGCCGACGTCTGGGACGTGCTCTCCAGCGCGACCCGACAGTGGTTGCGCGGCACCGGAAGCCGGGGACCGCTGTCGGGCGCCCAATGGGCGGGCGCCCTCGGGCTGGCGGCGGCCACCGCGCTGGCCGCCTACTGGCTCATGTTCGTGGAACTGACGCCGATCCCGCCCAACTTCAAGATCCAGCAGGGATTCGGTCCATTCCAGACGGTAGGCGCGGTGGCCTGGCTGGCGTGGCTGGTCACCGGGGCGACCGCCGCCGCGTTGCCCAAGGCGACCCGCGCGATGACGGTGGTGTCCCTGGCACTCACCATCGCCGCCGCACCCGCCGCCGCGTGGTACGGCAACACCCCGCCGAAGCTGACGGTGCTGCTGCCGCAGGTGGCCCTGGGCGTGGTGGCGCTGGCGTTCTCGACCGCGCCGGGACGGTTCGCGCGACTCCTACCGGCGGCCGGTGGAACCGTGGCGCTGATCGCCGGGGTGGTGACCGCCGCGTGGCTGAACCCGACGTTCTACAACTACATCGAAAGTGATCGCAGCGTCCTGCAAGCTGTCGGTCTGCTGCTGCTCGCCGTCGGGCTGGGGTTCACGTTGCTGGACTTCGCTTCCCGCCGAGGCTCACGTGGACTGTGGACATTGCTACTGCTGACGGCACCGGCGTTGCTGTGCGCCACCAGGCAACTGGAGACTGCCGCCAGCATCGACCTCCGCACCGGGGCGGTCGACTACAGCGGCATGTGGCTCCCGATCGTGACCACCGCCAGCGCCGTCACGGGGGTATCGATCGGCATCCTGCTGGTGGCGGTCCTGATGCACGTCCGCGCCGATCGGGCCCGGGCGAAGTTCGACGGCTGA
- a CDS encoding GMC oxidoreductase, whose translation MGISRRKLLGLGALAAGASAGVTTIGPAAAATSGDFVPALVIGSGYGAAVAALRLGEAGVRTTILEMGRLWHDPGHDGKIFCATTNPDHRSMWFRHRTEAPLDTFLWLDVVNRPIKPYPGVLDRVHFDEMSVYVGRGVGGGSLVNGGMAVVPRRKYFQQVLPEVDADDMYRKFFPLATECLGVNDIDTDYFTDSDYYEFARVAGRQAEETGLATTFVPNVYDFDHMAREEAGTATKSALAAEVIYGNNHGKRSLDHSYLASALGTGNVTIETLHQVRDIRQNRDGSYVVTVDHIDETGEVVESKQIGCRHLFLGAGSLGTTELLLRARDTGALPDLDADVGQGWGPNGNIMAGRANNASQPTGARQSAIPVLAIDDWDNEAARVFAEIAPVPAGFETWISMYLAITENPERASFRYDPATDRAVLDWRRDQNTPSVASAKSLLDRINETQKTTYRHDLFGDDRAFADDFCYHPLGGCVLGNATDNYGRLKGYRNLYATDGALIPGSLGVNPFVTITALAERNMAKIIATDITT comes from the coding sequence ATGGGAATCTCACGTCGCAAGCTCCTCGGACTCGGCGCGCTCGCCGCTGGCGCCAGCGCCGGGGTGACCACCATCGGACCCGCCGCGGCCGCGACCTCGGGGGACTTCGTACCCGCCTTGGTCATCGGCTCCGGCTACGGCGCAGCGGTTGCCGCGCTGCGGCTCGGCGAGGCCGGGGTGCGCACCACCATCCTGGAGATGGGCCGTCTGTGGCACGACCCCGGCCACGACGGCAAGATCTTCTGCGCCACCACCAATCCGGACCACCGGTCAATGTGGTTTCGCCACCGGACCGAGGCGCCACTGGACACGTTCCTGTGGCTGGATGTGGTGAACCGTCCCATAAAGCCGTATCCCGGCGTGCTGGATCGGGTGCACTTCGACGAGATGTCGGTCTACGTCGGACGCGGAGTCGGCGGCGGTTCACTGGTCAACGGCGGCATGGCCGTCGTGCCCCGCCGGAAGTACTTCCAGCAGGTGCTTCCCGAGGTGGACGCCGACGACATGTACCGCAAGTTCTTTCCGCTGGCCACCGAATGCCTGGGTGTCAACGACATCGACACCGACTACTTCACCGACAGCGACTACTACGAGTTCGCCCGGGTGGCGGGGCGCCAGGCCGAGGAAACCGGCCTGGCCACCACGTTCGTGCCCAATGTGTACGACTTCGACCACATGGCACGCGAAGAGGCTGGCACCGCGACGAAGTCGGCACTGGCGGCCGAGGTGATCTACGGAAACAACCACGGCAAACGCAGTCTGGACCACAGCTATCTGGCCTCGGCACTGGGCACCGGGAACGTCACCATCGAGACACTGCACCAGGTCCGCGACATCCGGCAGAACCGAGACGGGTCCTATGTCGTCACCGTCGATCACATCGACGAGACCGGCGAGGTGGTGGAGTCCAAGCAGATCGGTTGCCGTCACCTGTTCCTGGGCGCCGGAAGCCTCGGCACCACCGAGCTGCTGCTGCGCGCCCGCGACACCGGCGCGTTGCCCGACCTCGACGCCGACGTCGGGCAGGGCTGGGGCCCCAACGGGAACATCATGGCCGGACGCGCCAACAACGCCTCCCAGCCCACCGGCGCCCGCCAGTCGGCGATTCCGGTGCTGGCGATCGACGACTGGGACAACGAGGCCGCGCGGGTGTTCGCCGAGATCGCCCCGGTGCCCGCCGGTTTCGAGACCTGGATCAGCATGTACCTGGCCATCACCGAGAACCCCGAACGCGCGAGCTTCCGCTACGACCCGGCCACCGACCGGGCCGTCCTGGACTGGCGGCGCGACCAGAACACCCCATCGGTGGCTTCGGCGAAGTCGCTGCTGGATCGGATCAACGAGACCCAGAAGACGACGTATCGCCACGACCTGTTCGGTGACGATCGGGCGTTCGCCGACGACTTCTGCTACCACCCGCTCGGCGGCTGCGTCCTGGGAAACGCCACTGACAACTATGGACGGCTCAAGGGATACCGCAACCTGTACGCCACCGACGGCGCTTTGATTCCCGGCTCGCTCGGCGTCAACCCCTTCGTCACCATCACCGCCCTGGCGGAACGGAACATGGCCAAGATCATCGCCACCGACATCACCACATAG